One genomic region from Deltaproteobacteria bacterium encodes:
- a CDS encoding ZIP family metal transporter, which yields MLQTYNTLAYFGALAVLLTLLGGAIPLLRRWKEDHLHTFVSFSAGVLIATAFLHLMPNAISRGNPLWVGFCILVSFLFLFILEKFVMLHPCEETHCDYHTMGIAAFAGMVTHTFFDGFALGSALMVPGLGGRPGLGTVVFFAIMAHKIPSSFALASILRKAKWRRRKILLFILVFGSIIPVGALVSVTLLQSIGDQSVGIALALSLGTFLYISTSDFLPEVHRAHERRFKNLAAFLGGILLLALLAFLLPEH from the coding sequence ATGTTGCAAACTTATAACACTCTCGCCTATTTTGGCGCTTTGGCGGTTCTGCTGACTCTTTTGGGAGGGGCCATTCCCCTCCTTCGCCGGTGGAAGGAGGATCATCTCCACACCTTTGTCAGCTTTTCGGCGGGGGTTCTCATCGCTACCGCATTTCTCCATCTGATGCCGAACGCCATTTCACGCGGCAATCCCCTCTGGGTCGGGTTTTGCATCTTGGTCAGTTTTCTTTTTCTTTTCATCCTCGAAAAATTCGTCATGCTCCACCCCTGCGAAGAGACGCATTGCGATTATCACACGATGGGGATCGCCGCCTTTGCCGGGATGGTGACGCACACCTTTTTTGACGGCTTTGCCTTGGGAAGCGCGTTGATGGTTCCGGGGCTGGGGGGCCGACCCGGCCTGGGGACGGTGGTCTTTTTTGCCATCATGGCGCACAAAATCCCCTCCAGCTTTGCCCTGGCCAGCATTTTAAGAAAGGCAAAGTGGAGGCGGAGAAAGATTCTGTTGTTTATCCTGGTGTTCGGGTCGATCATCCCGGTGGGGGCGCTGGTGTCGGTTACTTTGCTCCAGTCGATCGGCGACCAGTCGGTGGGGATTGCGCTGGCGTTAAGCCTGGGGACGTTTTTGTACATCTCAACTTCCGATTTTTTGCCCGAGGTCCATCGGGCGCACGAACGACGGTTTAAAAATCTTGCCGCCTTTCTGGGGGGAATTCTCCTGCTCGCCCTTTTGGCTTTTTTGCTTCCCGAACATTAA
- a CDS encoding AAA family ATPase: protein MLISKILLKNWRNFRSVDAKLGYRAFLVGPNASGKSNFLDAIRFLRDIAKTGGGLQKAVQERGGLTKIRCLAARQDPDVEFEIHISDDLGDKPKWIYAIGIAQEVRGYRQAYLKYERVWKEKQQILNRPDDQDVADNLRLTQTHLEQINANLLFRAIANFFESIQYLHIVPQLVRHPDAFPGPGIPGDPFGLSFLDRLAQVPEKTRKSRLGKIGEALRSAVPQLKELSFVRDDRGLAHLEAVYEHWRPHAGKQREDQFSDGTIRLIGLLWSLFESDSVLLLEEPELSLHPGIVKLLPALIYRLLREKKRQIIITTHSADLLSDRGIGAGETLILRPHQEGTEVEKASDLGEVTDLLNAGLTIADAVLPRTLPLKLDQLNLFE from the coding sequence ATGTTAATTAGCAAAATATTACTTAAAAATTGGCGAAACTTTAGAAGCGTTGATGCGAAGCTCGGCTATAGAGCATTTCTTGTCGGTCCAAATGCCTCAGGAAAATCTAACTTTTTGGATGCAATACGTTTTTTGAGAGATATAGCTAAAACGGGTGGTGGTTTGCAAAAAGCTGTTCAAGAACGTGGTGGTTTAACCAAGATCCGTTGTTTAGCCGCCCGACAAGACCCGGATGTTGAATTTGAAATCCACATCTCCGATGATTTAGGTGATAAGCCAAAATGGATTTATGCAATAGGAATAGCTCAGGAGGTCCGAGGTTACAGACAGGCATATTTGAAATACGAACGGGTATGGAAGGAAAAACAACAAATTTTAAATAGGCCGGATGATCAAGACGTAGCTGATAATCTAAGGTTAACACAGACACATCTTGAACAAATTAATGCAAATTTGCTCTTTAGGGCAATTGCCAATTTCTTTGAATCAATTCAATATCTTCATATCGTACCACAACTAGTACGTCACCCAGATGCTTTTCCGGGGCCAGGAATTCCTGGCGATCCCTTTGGACTTAGTTTTCTTGATCGCTTGGCACAAGTCCCTGAAAAGACCCGAAAAAGCCGCTTGGGAAAGATTGGAGAAGCTCTACGATCAGCAGTGCCACAACTTAAGGAATTATCTTTTGTACGTGACGATCGAGGTTTGGCTCATTTGGAGGCAGTGTATGAGCACTGGCGACCACATGCTGGCAAACAAAGAGAAGATCAGTTTTCAGACGGAACGATCAGACTCATTGGATTGTTGTGGTCTCTCTTCGAAAGTGATTCCGTTTTACTCTTAGAAGAACCGGAGCTATCTCTTCATCCAGGTATCGTAAAATTGCTTCCCGCATTAATCTACCGGCTTTTGAGGGAAAAGAAACGCCAAATAATTATCACAACGCATAGTGCTGATCTACTATCAGACAGAGGCATTGGTGCTGGTGAGACTCTTATTCTTAGGCCTCATCAGGAGGGAACAGAAGTTGAGAAAGCTTCTGATCTTGGAGAAGTAACCGATTTGCTGAACGCTGGACTAACCATAGCAGATGCAGTGCTACCCAGAACCCTACCATTAAAGCTGGACCAACTAAATCTCTTTGAATAA
- a CDS encoding DUF4276 family protein has translation MNKKKYIIPLSLVVEDALSKALAEKILENSRKRFAVKTVYDRGGVDYIRTKIRAFNKAAKSIPYFVLADLDRYGCAPDLIKDWLASDNKQKNLILRIAVKEAEAWLLADKKNLASYLKINAGLVPEQIESINDPKTILINLARRSTSSKLRSAIVPDVSTRSIIGPDYNGVLTNFVRNFWDIREAQKRSDSLRRAIKAIKKFKPNWQ, from the coding sequence TTGAATAAAAAAAAATACATAATACCGCTTAGTCTTGTAGTTGAAGATGCTCTGAGTAAAGCGCTTGCTGAAAAGATATTGGAAAATTCTAGAAAGCGATTTGCTGTTAAAACAGTGTATGATAGAGGTGGTGTTGATTACATAAGAACTAAAATTCGTGCCTTTAACAAAGCGGCCAAGAGCATTCCTTATTTTGTATTAGCCGATCTAGACCGCTATGGTTGTGCGCCTGATCTTATTAAAGATTGGCTGGCAAGTGACAACAAACAAAAAAATCTTATCCTTAGAATAGCTGTCAAAGAGGCAGAAGCGTGGTTATTAGCTGACAAGAAAAATTTGGCTAGTTATCTGAAAATTAATGCAGGGCTTGTACCTGAGCAGATTGAATCGATAAATGACCCAAAGACAATTCTGATAAATCTTGCCAGACGATCAACATCCAGTAAGTTACGTTCAGCAATCGTACCAGATGTTTCCACACGATCAATTATTGGCCCGGATTATAATGGTGTACTCACAAATTTTGTCCGCAACTTTTGGGATATCAGGGAAGCACAGAAAAGATCCGATAGTCTTAGAAGAGCAATCAAGGCTATAAAGAAATTCAAACCAAACTGGCAATAA
- the fsa gene encoding fructose-6-phosphate aldolase translates to MKIFIDSADIGEIREANAMGAIDGVTTNPSLVAKTGRRFEEVIKDIIAEVNGPISLETVTLKCDSIVEESKKLHGIHKNVVVKIPLIEEGLKAIRKCRDLGIPVNCTLCFSANQALLAAKAGATYISPFVGRLDDIGQVGMDLIRQIKTIYTNYGIKTQILVASVRNPIHFLEAALIGADVSTLPFAVIRQLAKHALTDAGLKKFLADWEKVPK, encoded by the coding sequence ATGAAAATCTTCATCGACAGCGCCGATATCGGCGAAATTCGCGAGGCCAACGCCATGGGGGCCATCGACGGCGTGACCACCAATCCGTCACTGGTCGCCAAAACGGGGCGACGGTTTGAGGAGGTCATCAAGGATATTATTGCAGAGGTCAACGGCCCCATTTCGCTCGAGACGGTGACGCTCAAATGCGACTCGATTGTGGAGGAGTCCAAAAAACTTCACGGCATCCACAAAAATGTCGTCGTCAAAATTCCGCTGATCGAAGAGGGCTTAAAGGCGATTCGCAAGTGCCGCGATCTGGGAATTCCGGTCAACTGCACCCTCTGTTTTTCGGCCAATCAGGCGCTTTTGGCGGCCAAGGCGGGGGCGACCTATATCAGCCCGTTTGTCGGGCGTCTGGATGACATCGGCCAGGTGGGGATGGATTTGATCCGTCAGATCAAAACCATCTATACCAACTACGGCATCAAAACACAAATCCTCGTCGCCAGCGTCCGGAATCCCATTCATTTTCTGGAGGCGGCGCTCATCGGCGCCGATGTGTCGACTCTCCCGTTCGCGGTCATCCGGCAGTTGGCCAAACATGCGTTGACGGACGCAGGGCTGAAAAAATTTCTTGCAGATTGGGAAAAAGTGCCGAAATAA
- a CDS encoding PilZ domain-containing protein yields the protein MSQDIFTRPERRNYRRVHVDVEVDLLLNGQNVKTTAVNLSCGGMYLPVKKKEVREQEKVQAAVYLPDMSKPVVVAGEVARVEKGSFLSPRKGGLAIRFSGLYDDNILAIDRFIKDKLH from the coding sequence ATGTCTCAAGATATCTTCACCCGCCCCGAACGCCGCAATTACCGGCGCGTCCATGTCGATGTGGAGGTTGATCTCCTCCTGAACGGGCAAAATGTAAAAACCACCGCCGTCAACTTGAGTTGCGGCGGGATGTATCTCCCCGTCAAAAAAAAGGAGGTGAGGGAACAGGAAAAAGTGCAGGCGGCGGTTTATCTCCCCGATATGTCCAAGCCGGTGGTGGTGGCGGGCGAGGTGGCCCGCGTGGAAAAGGGCTCCTTTTTAAGCCCGCGCAAGGGGGGACTGGCCATCCGCTTTTCCGGCCTCTACGACGACAACATTCTCGCCATCGACCGGTTCATCAAGGACAAACTCCATTGA
- a CDS encoding RNA polymerase factor sigma-32 → MPRKSSKKSAFKAPHDQALVPLIHEEALPVPVDSLHRYLMEVSRYPLMTREEEIAVARHYFEHQDPESAKKLVVSNLRLVVKIAMEYSRAFHNLLDLIQEGNIGLLRAVKKYDPSKGTRFSYYAAWWIRAYILKFIVDNFRLVRLGTTQAQKKLFYNLMKEKRKIESMGFSPDSRLLAEKMDVKEKEVVEMEQRMGFGDLSLDAPNPHYDGKLNIDMFASGETPADQQVMDEELKNQLFSNLDEFVATLKDKEKKIFRERLYAEVPKTLQDIADEYGITRERIRQLEERVVLKLKTFFKDKGFEVDLNRS, encoded by the coding sequence ATGCCAAGGAAATCATCAAAGAAATCGGCGTTTAAGGCCCCGCATGATCAAGCCCTTGTTCCTCTTATCCACGAAGAGGCACTTCCCGTTCCGGTCGATTCGCTTCACCGATATCTGATGGAAGTCAGCCGGTATCCGTTGATGACCCGCGAGGAGGAGATAGCGGTGGCCCGGCATTACTTTGAGCATCAGGATCCCGAATCGGCCAAAAAACTGGTCGTCTCGAACTTAAGACTCGTCGTGAAAATCGCCATGGAATATTCCCGGGCCTTTCACAATCTTCTTGATCTGATTCAGGAGGGAAACATCGGCCTTTTGCGCGCCGTGAAAAAATATGACCCCTCCAAAGGGACGCGCTTTTCCTATTATGCCGCCTGGTGGATCCGGGCCTATATTTTGAAATTCATCGTCGACAATTTCCGGCTGGTCCGGCTCGGCACCACGCAGGCGCAGAAAAAATTATTCTATAATCTGATGAAGGAAAAACGAAAGATCGAATCGATGGGGTTTTCCCCCGACTCGCGCCTCTTGGCCGAAAAAATGGATGTGAAGGAAAAAGAGGTGGTGGAAATGGAGCAGAGGATGGGTTTTGGCGATCTGTCGCTGGATGCCCCCAACCCGCATTACGACGGTAAACTCAACATCGACATGTTCGCCTCCGGGGAGACCCCGGCCGACCAACAGGTAATGGATGAGGAATTGAAAAATCAGCTCTTTTCCAATCTGGATGAATTTGTCGCAACCCTCAAAGACAAGGAAAAGAAAATATTCCGTGAACGGCTTTACGCCGAGGTGCCGAAGACTCTTCAGGATATTGCCGACGAATACGGCATCACGCGCGAGCGGATTCGCCAACTGGAGGAACGGGTGGTGTTGAAATTAAAAACGTTTTTCAAGGATAAAGGCTTCGAAGTGGATCTCAACCGGTCATGA
- a CDS encoding M48 family metallopeptidase codes for MKTGRRGLVFFVFVVLLFGPVACGSTQSEGARSSAGAKGEHKHLDDYKRKHFNLFSEKDDIKLGEYVMKLQIKEFKKEGVGVDLPKHQELKARVEKIVHRLAAVSDKPDFPYEVHIFDRPDVVNAFAMPGGKIGVFTGLFDREKGLVDINNDDQIAAVIGHEMAHATVRHITRRLTTYQGINLIGLAGVIGFGQGLGPNAEYIFNQVFSLGVNLYLPSYSRKHEKEADQIGFYYLAKAGYNPQAAIDIWKKAAAKGGPNSKRTDFFASHPASGERAKALEAWLPEALQIQSSAGAAY; via the coding sequence ATGAAAACGGGTCGCCGCGGTCTGGTTTTTTTCGTTTTTGTCGTCCTGCTTTTCGGTCCTGTCGCCTGTGGATCCACGCAGTCGGAGGGGGCGCGGTCGTCGGCCGGGGCAAAGGGAGAGCACAAACACTTAGACGACTACAAACGGAAACACTTCAACCTCTTTTCCGAGAAAGATGACATCAAGCTTGGCGAATATGTGATGAAGCTTCAGATCAAGGAATTCAAAAAGGAAGGGGTCGGCGTCGATCTTCCTAAACATCAGGAATTGAAGGCACGCGTCGAAAAGATTGTCCATCGTCTCGCCGCCGTTTCCGACAAGCCGGATTTTCCCTACGAGGTGCACATCTTCGACAGGCCCGATGTGGTGAACGCCTTTGCCATGCCGGGGGGGAAGATCGGCGTATTTACCGGCCTGTTCGACCGTGAAAAAGGATTGGTCGATATCAACAACGACGATCAAATTGCCGCCGTGATCGGCCATGAAATGGCCCATGCGACGGTGCGGCACATCACGCGGCGGCTGACCACCTATCAGGGGATCAACCTCATCGGGCTGGCCGGCGTGATCGGCTTTGGGCAGGGTTTGGGGCCCAACGCGGAATATATTTTTAATCAGGTCTTTTCACTCGGCGTGAACCTCTATCTCCCCAGTTACAGCCGGAAGCACGAAAAGGAGGCCGACCAGATCGGTTTCTATTATCTCGCAAAGGCGGGCTACAACCCGCAGGCGGCCATCGACATCTGGAAAAAAGCGGCCGCCAAGGGAGGCCCCAACTCAAAACGCACCGACTTTTTCGCCTCGCATCCCGCCAGCGGAGAACGGGCAAAGGCGCTTGAGGCGTGGCTCCCGGAGGCTCTGCAAATCCAAAGCTCTGCCGGTGCCGCTTACTAA
- a CDS encoding NAD-binding oxidoreductase translates to MRKKSLTSAALLTEKIRETPQAFHFVFTIEDGKVGKSFTRPGQYTVISIPSGNENYFAMSSSPREPTWSFLIKAGAPLTNVLVTMNPGDAVTVTSARGGGFRMGTGHGKNILLFAAGTGIAPLRSALRWIMEKRQDYGDVTLFYGARNPDEFAYAHEFSDWKNGGVEIIQTVSNQAHPAWKGLFGHVQRHIADSCKTENTIALVCGMEGMVRDVSDRLKALGLPQNRILTNY, encoded by the coding sequence ATGAGAAAAAAATCTCTAACCAGCGCCGCCCTTCTGACGGAAAAAATCCGGGAGACGCCGCAGGCGTTTCATTTCGTCTTCACCATCGAGGATGGGAAAGTGGGAAAATCGTTTACCCGTCCCGGTCAATACACGGTCATCAGCATCCCGAGCGGCAACGAAAACTATTTCGCCATGTCGAGCTCCCCGCGCGAGCCAACATGGTCGTTTTTGATCAAAGCGGGGGCGCCGCTGACAAATGTGCTTGTCACCATGAACCCGGGAGACGCCGTTACGGTGACCAGTGCCCGCGGCGGGGGATTTAGAATGGGAACCGGCCATGGCAAAAATATCCTCCTCTTTGCCGCGGGCACCGGGATCGCCCCGCTCCGTTCGGCCCTTCGGTGGATTATGGAAAAACGGCAAGACTACGGCGACGTCACTCTCTTCTACGGCGCCCGGAATCCGGACGAATTTGCCTATGCCCATGAATTCAGCGACTGGAAAAATGGGGGGGTTGAAATCATTCAGACCGTTTCGAATCAGGCCCACCCCGCTTGGAAAGGCCTCTTCGGCCATGTACAGCGGCATATCGCCGATTCGTGCAAAACTGAAAACACCATCGCGCTGGTCTGCGGAATGGAGGGGATGGTCCGAGATGTATCCGACCGCCTGAAAGCGCTGGGCCTCCCGCAAAACCGGATTCTGACGAATTATTAA
- a CDS encoding leucyl aminopeptidase, translating into MKFTYDTRDLTTIKTDLLVVNMHDGKIDTHTFANRIDKKLGGELRKLIRREKFEGKAGQTKLLNTHGKMPAEYVMVLGLGDKKDFNLDVVRKGAGKIVQAAGQIRATHIATAAHGGHLGLFSKKDCAQAVVEGMVLAAYSFDRYKKRPREAHEIKEVAILCPDKSKIPEVKKGIERGLFLANGVCLARDLINTPALHMTPAELGRVARRLKGVRTRLFNTAQIRRMKMGAYLGVAQGSINPPAFIEMHYRPAGKPKKRIALIGKGVTFDSGGLSLKPPKFMETMKDDMSGAAAVIGYMSVIAKLKPKVEVWAFVAAAENMPDAMAQRPGDVVTAMNGKTIEVLNTDAEGRLTLADAISYADRKKPDYLIDVATLTGACLVALGERISGIMGNDRELVDKLIKSGQKTGEKMWELPLAEEYKEELKSPIADLKNVGGNYGGTINGGLFIQEFVGKNKWAHIDIAGPSWTDKPREYEPRGGTGVMVRTFAEFIDSL; encoded by the coding sequence ATGAAATTCACCTATGATACGCGCGATCTTACCACCATCAAAACCGACCTCCTTGTGGTCAACATGCACGACGGAAAAATCGACACCCACACCTTCGCCAACCGGATTGACAAAAAACTGGGGGGCGAATTGCGAAAGCTCATCCGGCGCGAAAAATTCGAGGGAAAGGCGGGGCAGACCAAACTGCTCAACACGCACGGAAAAATGCCGGCCGAATATGTGATGGTCCTGGGGCTGGGCGATAAAAAGGATTTTAATCTCGATGTCGTCCGAAAGGGGGCGGGAAAAATTGTTCAGGCGGCGGGTCAAATCCGCGCCACGCATATCGCCACCGCGGCCCACGGCGGACATCTTGGCCTTTTTTCCAAAAAGGACTGCGCGCAGGCGGTGGTGGAGGGAATGGTGCTTGCCGCCTATTCGTTTGACCGCTACAAAAAGAGGCCAAGAGAGGCGCACGAAATCAAAGAGGTTGCCATTCTCTGTCCCGACAAATCCAAAATCCCGGAAGTTAAAAAAGGAATTGAACGGGGATTGTTTTTGGCCAACGGCGTCTGTCTGGCGCGCGACCTCATCAACACGCCGGCCCTCCACATGACGCCGGCCGAGCTGGGACGGGTGGCTAGACGCCTAAAAGGGGTGCGGACCCGCCTGTTCAACACCGCCCAAATCCGCCGGATGAAGATGGGGGCTTACTTGGGGGTCGCCCAGGGGAGCATCAATCCCCCCGCCTTCATCGAAATGCATTACCGCCCTGCGGGAAAACCGAAAAAGAGAATCGCGCTGATCGGCAAAGGGGTCACGTTCGATTCCGGAGGCCTTTCGCTCAAACCCCCCAAGTTCATGGAAACAATGAAGGACGACATGTCGGGCGCCGCGGCGGTGATTGGCTACATGTCGGTGATCGCAAAATTAAAACCGAAGGTGGAGGTTTGGGCCTTTGTGGCGGCGGCGGAAAATATGCCCGACGCGATGGCCCAGCGCCCCGGCGATGTGGTGACGGCGATGAACGGAAAAACCATTGAGGTCTTAAACACCGACGCCGAAGGGCGGCTCACCCTCGCCGACGCCATCAGCTACGCCGACAGGAAAAAACCGGATTACTTAATCGACGTGGCTACCTTAACCGGTGCTTGCCTCGTGGCCTTGGGAGAGCGGATATCGGGCATCATGGGAAACGACAGGGAGTTGGTGGATAAGTTGATTAAAAGCGGCCAAAAAACCGGCGAAAAGATGTGGGAGCTCCCCCTGGCGGAGGAATACAAGGAGGAATTGAAATCGCCCATTGCCGATTTGAAAAATGTCGGCGGCAATTACGGCGGCACCATCAACGGCGGCCTGTTCATCCAGGAATTTGTGGGAAAGAACAAATGGGCCCACATCGACATCGCCGGCCCCTCATGGACCGACAAACCGCGCGAGTATGAGCCCAGAGGCGGCACCGGGGTGATGGTTCGCACCTTCGCGGAGTTTATTGATAGTTTATGA
- the msrA gene encoding peptide-methionine (S)-S-oxide reductase MsrA, with the protein MTVSQKEIATLAAGCFWGVEKIIREIPGVLDTTVGYTGGTTSHPTYEDVCTGTTGHSEAIEIVFDPAKISYEALLDYFFRLHDPTTLNKQGHDVGNQYRSAIFYHGEKQKEAALKVRDHVNRSGKWSKGIVTEIVPAGTFYTAEEYHQDYLLKNPGGYSCHYLRNERRQPS; encoded by the coding sequence ATGACCGTTTCGCAAAAAGAAATCGCAACGCTCGCCGCCGGGTGTTTTTGGGGGGTGGAGAAGATTATTCGGGAGATTCCGGGGGTGCTCGATACGACCGTCGGCTACACCGGCGGTACCACCTCACATCCCACCTACGAGGATGTTTGCACCGGGACAACAGGACATTCCGAGGCGATCGAAATCGTTTTTGATCCGGCCAAAATTTCCTACGAGGCGCTTCTCGACTATTTTTTTCGTCTTCACGACCCTACCACCCTGAATAAACAGGGGCACGATGTGGGGAACCAGTATCGGTCGGCCATTTTTTATCACGGCGAAAAACAGAAAGAGGCGGCGCTCAAGGTCCGCGATCACGTCAACCGCTCCGGCAAATGGTCCAAAGGAATTGTGACCGAAATCGTCCCGGCCGGAACCTTTTACACTGCCGAGGAATATCATCAGGACTATTTGCTGAAAAATCCGGGGGGATACAGCTGTCATTATTTGCGTAATGAGAGGAGACAACCATCATGA
- a CDS encoding DUF4399 domain-containing protein — MKNQILVFALLFLGMNSVFAHEEGGMPHHASPPGARVFIIEPADGATVHNPVKVKFGLEGMMIAPAGPTGGENTGHHHLLIDLEALPPLDRPLPSSEQIRHFGQGETEASLTLTPGWHYFRLLLADGNHIPHNPPVMSDVVHINVQ, encoded by the coding sequence ATGAAAAATCAAATTCTTGTTTTTGCTTTGTTGTTTTTAGGGATGAATTCTGTTTTTGCCCATGAGGAGGGCGGCATGCCGCATCACGCTTCTCCCCCGGGGGCCCGCGTGTTTATTATCGAACCGGCCGACGGGGCGACGGTACACAATCCGGTCAAGGTCAAATTCGGCTTGGAAGGGATGATGATCGCTCCCGCCGGGCCCACGGGGGGCGAAAATACGGGGCATCATCATCTGCTCATCGATCTCGAGGCTCTCCCCCCTTTGGATCGGCCGCTTCCATCCAGCGAGCAGATCCGGCACTTCGGCCAGGGGGAAACCGAGGCGAGCCTAACTCTCACTCCGGGGTGGCACTACTTCCGGCTTCTTTTGGCCGACGGCAACCACATCCCGCATAATCCGCCGGTGATGTCCGATGTGGTGCATATTAATGTGCAGTAG
- a CDS encoding PilZ domain-containing protein → MEKRRFARTPVAAQQHLLFFNPQKKIHKDIVVSKNLSAGGACFRSATPIEAGTYALAYLDENALDDLKTNRGNILKTGNYFMGRIVWNRPSEKGDDPFYEVGFAFLGRNEGDLDSMDLFTHLINHFTAEQIKSGALPLAPPRPPFARTE, encoded by the coding sequence TCGCGCGCACGCCGGTCGCGGCGCAACAGCATCTCCTCTTTTTCAACCCGCAGAAAAAAATTCACAAAGATATCGTCGTCTCGAAAAATCTTTCCGCCGGGGGCGCCTGTTTCCGTTCCGCAACACCCATAGAAGCCGGGACTTACGCGCTGGCATACCTGGACGAGAATGCGCTTGATGACCTGAAAACCAACCGCGGCAACATATTAAAGACCGGCAATTACTTCATGGGAAGAATCGTCTGGAATCGCCCGTCGGAAAAAGGGGATGATCCCTTCTACGAGGTCGGCTTTGCCTTTTTGGGCCGTAACGAAGGAGACCTTGACTCGATGGATTTGTTTACCCACCTCATCAATCACTTCACGGCGGAACAAATTAAATCGGGGGCTTTGCCGCTGGCGCCCCCGCGCCCCCCGTTCGCTCGGACGGAATAA